The following are encoded in a window of Acidobacteriota bacterium genomic DNA:
- the shc gene encoding squalene--hopene cyclase yields the protein MSIQAAVKQFEQSRLADAVNRAQEYLLNQQNLEGFWWAELEANVTLTAEYVMLHRILMHADARNAFSCGHNREAQIQQMARYILRQQCSHGGWELFYGDGGEISTTIEAYFALKLAGYSETELPMQQARKFILERGGLTKARVFTKLHLALFGAYPWDGIPTLPPWFMFLPAWVPFNVYSMASWARSSTVPLLIVIDKKPVYDLGIFAEELFVEGGQANADTSLKNSEGTTIGNVFLTADKVLKALNQINFVPFRQAGIRAAERWVIERQDTSGDWAGIVPAMLNSILMFHALGYSAQHPYIKRGLDALDRFCIEEGSMSDSELPQYLRLQPCISPTWDTALGLTALLDSGASPNDTRIKTAGEWLLTKQIFRYGDWAVYNRRGKPAGWAFEFYNDYYPDVDDTAAVIMALLAVKTGDDEYKLEACRAATEWVMTMQCKAGGWAAFDIDNTNDLWNQMPYGDLKAMIDPPTADLTGRVLELLGHWQSRHNEKLYRDSDVQRAIAFLLSLQEPDGSWWGRWGVNYIYGTYLALVGLRSIAPHTGFDMSCDRVTQAATWLRSVQNADGGWGETCGSYKNPELRGKGPSTPSQTAWALIGLMAAGDYESDSVKQGIEYLLSKQNADGSWPEAEFTGTGFPGHFYINYHQYRNQFPLTALGRYSRQF from the coding sequence ATGAGCATTCAAGCAGCCGTCAAACAATTTGAGCAATCGCGTTTGGCCGATGCCGTAAATCGCGCGCAAGAGTACCTGCTTAACCAGCAAAATCTGGAAGGGTTTTGGTGGGCGGAACTTGAAGCCAACGTCACACTGACGGCGGAATACGTCATGTTGCACCGCATTTTGATGCACGCGGATGCGCGCAATGCGTTTAGCTGCGGCCACAACCGCGAAGCGCAAATTCAGCAAATGGCGCGTTACATTTTGCGGCAGCAATGTTCGCACGGAGGTTGGGAGCTATTTTATGGCGACGGCGGAGAAATCAGCACGACGATCGAAGCGTACTTTGCGTTGAAACTGGCTGGCTACAGCGAAACCGAATTGCCGATGCAGCAGGCGCGCAAATTCATTCTGGAACGCGGAGGCCTGACAAAAGCGCGCGTATTCACCAAACTGCATCTGGCTTTGTTCGGCGCCTATCCCTGGGATGGAATCCCGACATTACCGCCGTGGTTTATGTTTTTGCCCGCGTGGGTTCCGTTCAACGTGTATTCGATGGCGAGTTGGGCGCGCTCTTCGACAGTTCCGTTGCTGATCGTCATTGATAAAAAGCCTGTTTATGACCTTGGAATTTTTGCCGAAGAATTATTTGTCGAAGGCGGCCAAGCCAACGCTGACACCAGTTTGAAAAACAGTGAAGGCACAACCATCGGCAATGTCTTTTTGACCGCGGACAAAGTTTTGAAGGCTTTGAATCAAATCAACTTTGTGCCTTTTCGACAGGCAGGAATCCGGGCTGCCGAACGCTGGGTGATCGAACGCCAGGACACATCGGGAGATTGGGCTGGCATCGTTCCGGCGATGCTGAATTCGATTCTGATGTTTCATGCGCTCGGCTATTCGGCGCAACACCCATACATCAAACGCGGCCTGGATGCGCTCGACCGGTTTTGCATCGAAGAAGGCTCGATGAGCGATTCCGAGTTGCCGCAGTATTTGCGCCTGCAACCATGCATTTCGCCGACCTGGGATACGGCGTTGGGATTGACGGCGCTGCTGGATTCGGGAGCTTCGCCGAACGACACGCGCATCAAAACCGCTGGCGAATGGTTGCTGACCAAGCAGATATTTCGCTACGGCGATTGGGCTGTGTACAACCGCCGAGGCAAACCCGCCGGGTGGGCGTTCGAGTTTTACAACGACTATTACCCCGATGTTGACGATACGGCGGCGGTGATTATGGCTTTGCTGGCGGTGAAAACCGGCGATGATGAGTACAAACTCGAAGCCTGCCGCGCGGCCACCGAATGGGTGATGACGATGCAATGCAAAGCCGGTGGCTGGGCGGCATTCGACATTGATAACACCAACGACCTGTGGAACCAGATGCCGTACGGCGATCTGAAGGCGATGATTGATCCGCCGACGGCGGATCTGACCGGGCGCGTGCTGGAACTGCTGGGCCACTGGCAATCCAGACACAACGAAAAACTTTACCGCGATTCCGACGTTCAACGCGCCATCGCGTTTTTGCTCAGTTTGCAAGAACCGGACGGTTCGTGGTGGGGACGCTGGGGAGTCAATTACATTTACGGCACGTACCTGGCGCTGGTTGGATTACGCTCCATCGCTCCGCACACCGGGTTTGATATGAGTTGCGACCGCGTCACACAAGCCGCCACTTGGCTGCGCAGCGTGCAAAACGCGGACGGCGGCTGGGGCGAAACCTGCGGTTCGTACAAGAATCCCGAACTTCGCGGCAAAGGCCCCAGCACGCCTTCGCAAACCGCTTGGGCGCTGATCGGCTTGATGGCCGCCGGAGATTATGAAAGCGATTCGGTCAAACAGGGAATTGAATACCTGCTGAGCAAGCAAAACGCCGACGGCAGTTGGCCCGAAGCCGAATTCACCGGCACGGGCTTTCCCGGTCACTTCTATATCAACTATCATCAGTACAGGAACCAATTTCCATTGACGGCACTTGGACGATATTCGCGACAATTTTGA
- a CDS encoding RidA family protein produces the protein MKEKQHYFSGTKWEPIVGYSRAIRVGNQVFITGTTATNEAGEIVGVGDAYAQTVQVIRNIEKALNALGAELKHVVRTRMFVTDIARWEEFGRAHGEFFRDIKPCATMVEVRRLIDDRMLIEIEADALVF, from the coding sequence ATGAAAGAGAAGCAACATTACTTTTCCGGCACAAAATGGGAACCGATAGTCGGGTATTCGCGCGCCATCCGCGTCGGAAATCAGGTTTTCATCACCGGAACGACCGCAACGAACGAAGCCGGAGAAATTGTCGGCGTTGGCGATGCCTACGCCCAAACCGTGCAGGTCATTCGCAATATCGAAAAAGCGCTGAATGCGCTTGGCGCGGAATTGAAACACGTTGTGCGGACGCGGATGTTTGTGACGGACATCGCTCGCTGGGAAGAGTTCGGGCGTGCGCACGGAGAATTTTTCCGCGACATCAAACCTTGCGCGACGATGGTGGAGGTGCGGCGATTGATTGATGATCGGATGTTGATCGAAATCGAAGCAGACGCACTTGTTTTTTGA
- a CDS encoding DUF3810 domain-containing protein — translation MKFFVPLKPNVIPKASATDDFDAEEGDSVEDVQARYIFWRALFWLIMAFAVQTVASLSPETVESLYSQNVYYYLVRWLSAANKFVPKPIGEILLVGIILWYIGFTLWYLGRAFRRETSLLDVLKVLVLQLAWLFTVAFAAFLLMWGLNYQRQPIEDRMNLDIRAPGRQELFDVGQRIVAGINRNFSTREAASATGSSMMTIGQPRLYQAIENSFQLEPSLGTASQGGFSDPKPLMFSSVANWLDIRAVYIPYTGEATYNDKLLDCDLPFAIAHSKAHQRGLAREDEANFIAFVICIKSNEPYVRYSGYLHALKVLDFLAKSDVQDTQAIKAQIAAGPAADVRARETFGTRMKSSTFAPIADSVINIYLRANRIRGGLKNFSEDTPLIVNYMLKNPDTVPIPQGASPTGSPAPTGSSAVPTGGTAAPRPTTFPTPYPPR, via the coding sequence ATGAAGTTTTTCGTTCCCCTAAAGCCAAACGTCATCCCCAAAGCTTCGGCGACTGACGATTTCGATGCGGAAGAAGGCGATAGCGTAGAGGATGTGCAAGCCAGGTATATTTTCTGGCGCGCGCTGTTCTGGTTGATTATGGCCTTTGCGGTGCAAACCGTCGCCAGTTTGTCGCCCGAAACCGTCGAATCGCTTTATTCCCAGAATGTTTATTACTATCTGGTGCGCTGGTTGTCGGCGGCGAATAAATTCGTTCCGAAACCGATTGGCGAAATTCTGCTGGTCGGCATCATTCTCTGGTATATCGGATTTACACTTTGGTATTTGGGAAGAGCGTTTCGGCGCGAAACCAGTCTGCTGGATGTTCTGAAAGTGTTGGTGTTGCAACTGGCCTGGTTGTTTACGGTCGCCTTTGCCGCATTTCTGTTGATGTGGGGGTTGAATTATCAGCGCCAACCCATTGAAGACCGGATGAATTTGGATATTCGCGCGCCAGGCCGACAGGAACTATTCGACGTCGGCCAGCGAATCGTCGCAGGCATCAATCGAAATTTTTCCACGCGCGAAGCCGCCAGCGCGACCGGTAGCAGCATGATGACCATTGGGCAACCGAGGCTTTATCAAGCGATTGAAAATTCTTTCCAGCTTGAGCCTTCGTTGGGCACTGCCAGTCAGGGAGGTTTCAGCGATCCGAAGCCGCTGATGTTTTCCAGCGTCGCCAACTGGTTGGACATTCGGGCTGTTTATATCCCATACACCGGCGAAGCCACTTACAACGACAAGCTGCTGGATTGCGATTTGCCGTTTGCCATTGCGCATTCCAAAGCGCATCAGCGCGGATTGGCCCGCGAAGACGAAGCCAACTTCATCGCGTTTGTCATTTGCATCAAATCGAATGAGCCGTATGTTCGATACTCCGGTTATCTGCACGCGCTGAAGGTGCTGGATTTTCTGGCGAAAAGCGATGTGCAGGACACGCAGGCAATCAAAGCGCAAATCGCCGCTGGCCCGGCGGCGGACGTCAGGGCGCGCGAGACTTTTGGGACAAGAATGAAAAGTTCCACCTTCGCGCCAATCGCCGACAGCGTCATCAACATTTACCTGCGCGCCAATCGGATTCGCGGCGGATTGAAGAACTTCAGCGAAGACACTCCGCTGATCGTCAATTATATGTTGAAGAATCCCGATACAGTGCCAATCCCGCAAGGAGCGTCACCGACAGGCAGCCCGGCGCCAACAGGCAGTTCGGCTGTACCGACAGGCGGCACAGCAGCGCCAAGACCAACGACGTTTCCGACTCCATACCCACCAAGATGA
- a CDS encoding SDR family NAD(P)-dependent oxidoreductase, with protein sequence MKQVVFITGASSGIGYALAQEFAPKGCALALAARRTDLLEALCEQVRRAGSESVALPCDVSEQSQVKQAVVETLARFGRIDLAILSAGISGSTNAADFNAESLERLLRTNLLGVAYCLEELLPVMQRQGGGTIAAISSLAGDRGFPGSAGYCATKAALSTLFDGLRVELNAQGIRLVTIEPGYVRTPMTESFGNMPFMMGADEAARLIVRRLEQGDRVIRFPLAASAFMKLMRILPVSLFDRIAARRRPIRVN encoded by the coding sequence ATGAAACAAGTCGTTTTTATCACCGGAGCATCCAGTGGAATCGGTTACGCTTTGGCGCAAGAGTTTGCGCCGAAAGGCTGCGCGCTGGCTTTGGCTGCGCGCCGAACCGATTTGCTGGAGGCTTTGTGCGAACAAGTGCGTCGCGCGGGCAGCGAATCCGTCGCCTTGCCCTGTGACGTTAGCGAACAATCGCAAGTCAAACAGGCCGTTGTTGAAACATTGGCTCGCTTTGGCCGAATTGATTTGGCAATCCTGTCCGCTGGAATCAGCGGTTCGACAAATGCCGCCGACTTCAACGCTGAAAGCCTTGAACGGTTGCTGCGGACGAATTTGCTCGGTGTCGCGTACTGCTTGGAAGAATTGCTGCCCGTGATGCAACGGCAGGGCGGCGGAACCATTGCCGCGATTTCCAGTCTGGCGGGTGATCGAGGATTTCCTGGTTCGGCTGGATATTGCGCGACCAAGGCCGCGCTTTCGACCCTGTTCGATGGATTGCGCGTCGAACTGAACGCGCAAGGAATTCGTTTGGTGACCATCGAACCGGGATACGTGCGAACGCCCATGACGGAAAGCTTCGGCAACATGCCGTTTATGATGGGAGCCGACGAAGCCGCGCGGTTGATCGTACGCCGTTTGGAACAGGGCGACCGCGTCATTCGCTTTCCGCTGGCGGCATCGGCATTTATGAAACTGATGCGAATCTTGCCGGTCAGCCTGTTCGACCGCATTGCGGCACGGCGGCGACCGATCAGAGTGAACTGA
- a CDS encoding site-specific DNA-methyltransferase — translation MFGFAETKEQPISPLASAIDDINRLDQGLLFRFEGRLRLDLSLSRSLVSFQANKTRSGYRWYKYKEAFSAALIESLLDRYKITAGKMFDPFAGSGTALFVASAEGLKAEGIELLPIGQQIILTRKLLEKSFTGSHAAKLLQWTKAKPWQRETVSHLPELRITRGAYPPQTGKAIGQYLAALEKEDWVIQSVLRFALLCILESISYTRKDGQYLRWDYRSNRRQGAKPFDKGPIADFDSAITAKLTEILSDWRNEKEPSSLFPVANLHGGVLLYSGSCLEVMPELSAEQFDVVITSPPYCNRYDYTRTYALELAVLGIGEKELIGLRQQMLSCTVENRAKDLLAIDSNWQCAITAANEQELLQAILAYLEDQKAKGELNNQGIPRMIRGYFYEMACVIAECARVLKPGARLLMVNDNVRYAGASISVDLILSALAEKLGFEVENILVLPNGKGNSSQQMGEHGREALRKCVYVWRKA, via the coding sequence TTGTTTGGGTTTGCTGAAACAAAGGAACAGCCAATTTCGCCACTAGCATCAGCCATTGACGATATTAATCGGCTGGATCAAGGCTTGCTCTTTCGGTTTGAAGGCAGGCTTCGGCTTGATCTGTCCTTATCGCGTTCACTAGTAAGTTTTCAAGCGAACAAAACTCGCTCCGGGTATCGGTGGTACAAATACAAGGAGGCTTTTTCCGCTGCGCTAATTGAGTCACTGCTTGACCGTTACAAAATAACGGCAGGCAAAATGTTTGATCCATTCGCCGGGAGTGGCACTGCATTGTTTGTCGCAAGTGCTGAGGGATTAAAGGCCGAGGGGATTGAGTTACTGCCGATCGGCCAGCAAATCATTTTGACTCGTAAATTGTTGGAGAAATCGTTCACTGGTAGTCACGCGGCGAAATTGCTTCAGTGGACTAAGGCTAAGCCTTGGCAACGCGAGACAGTCAGCCATTTACCGGAACTGAGAATCACTCGTGGTGCGTATCCGCCGCAAACGGGAAAGGCAATTGGTCAATATCTGGCAGCGTTGGAAAAAGAAGATTGGGTTATCCAGTCCGTTCTGAGGTTTGCGTTGCTGTGCATATTGGAAAGTATCAGCTACACGCGTAAGGACGGACAATATCTACGATGGGATTACCGTTCTAACCGGCGGCAAGGCGCAAAGCCCTTTGACAAAGGCCCAATCGCCGATTTCGATTCTGCGATCACCGCCAAACTGACTGAAATACTGAGCGATTGGCGAAACGAAAAAGAACCATCAAGTTTGTTTCCTGTCGCCAATTTGCATGGTGGAGTTTTGCTGTACTCAGGCTCTTGTTTGGAAGTAATGCCTGAATTGTCTGCGGAGCAGTTTGACGTTGTGATTACCTCGCCGCCCTATTGCAACCGGTACGATTACACCCGCACTTATGCGCTGGAACTTGCGGTGCTTGGAATCGGTGAGAAAGAGCTGATTGGCTTGCGACAGCAAATGTTGAGTTGCACCGTCGAAAATCGTGCCAAAGATTTGTTGGCGATTGATTCAAACTGGCAATGTGCGATCACCGCTGCGAATGAACAGGAACTTTTGCAAGCCATCCTGGCTTATCTGGAAGACCAAAAAGCGAAAGGCGAATTGAACAATCAAGGAATTCCGCGCATGATTCGCGGCTATTTTTACGAAATGGCTTGCGTGATAGCTGAATGTGCCCGGGTACTAAAACCTGGCGCTAGATTATTGATGGTCAATGACAACGTTCGTTACGCGGGCGCCAGCATCTCTGTGGATTTAATCTTATCAGCCCTTGCAGAAAAGTTGGGCTTTGAAGTGGAAAATATTTTGGTCTTGCCAAACGGTAAAGGGAACAGTAGTCAGCAAATGGGCGAACACGGACGTGAAGCGCTACGCAAATGTGTTTACGTATGGAGGAAAGCTTAA
- a CDS encoding type II restriction endonuclease, with the protein MAKRPPYCLHLTSAADLVTTYEAVRSGFVALALEKNRRATPFVAQARALNAVASRAKKPSELLKIEEIQMALLTAAGVSDKALKHLLPEDKVEAITGLIEKFLEPAGAAFVEELVYRFLLTRGDTLGGSMRNVGGVLAQRKLTRALLAVLTLEGLPCQWLHLTANSWAEVPPENADIELALRGLSWNKGRRQRTLVCNLTVPFLKNNVDLCLFNRAPTSLSASMYQEPNSYLALGELKGGIDPAGADEHWKTARTALARIRESFSGSNFFPHIFIIGAAIEKKMAAEIWSQLENGALENAANLTNERQLASIAQWLCSL; encoded by the coding sequence ATGGCCAAGCGTCCCCCTTACTGTCTGCACCTAACCTCAGCGGCTGATCTTGTTACAACATACGAAGCGGTTCGCTCTGGTTTTGTCGCTTTGGCTTTGGAAAAGAACCGACGCGCGACACCATTTGTAGCTCAGGCGCGTGCGTTGAATGCAGTAGCCAGCAGAGCGAAAAAGCCGTCCGAGTTGCTTAAGATTGAAGAAATTCAAATGGCTTTGCTGACAGCCGCCGGAGTATCGGACAAAGCACTTAAACATTTGTTGCCGGAAGATAAAGTAGAAGCAATCACTGGGTTAATTGAAAAATTTCTCGAACCCGCTGGGGCAGCTTTTGTCGAAGAACTGGTTTATCGCTTCCTGCTGACGCGAGGCGACACTTTGGGCGGTTCGATGAGAAATGTTGGAGGAGTGTTGGCGCAAAGGAAGCTGACAAGAGCATTATTGGCTGTGCTGACGCTTGAAGGACTGCCATGCCAATGGCTCCATTTGACGGCAAATAGCTGGGCCGAAGTGCCACCTGAAAACGCGGATATTGAACTGGCTTTGCGCGGCTTGAGTTGGAATAAAGGCCGACGACAACGCACGCTGGTTTGCAACCTCACAGTCCCATTCCTGAAAAACAATGTTGATCTGTGTTTGTTTAATCGTGCGCCCACCAGTTTGTCAGCGTCCATGTATCAGGAACCAAACTCTTATCTGGCTTTGGGAGAATTGAAAGGCGGCATTGATCCAGCCGGAGCAGATGAACATTGGAAAACAGCGCGCACGGCGTTGGCACGGATACGTGAATCATTTTCTGGCAGTAACTTTTTCCCGCACATTTTCATCATTGGCGCAGCGATTGAAAAGAAAATGGCTGCAGAAATCTGGAGCCAGTTGGAAAACGGAGCTTTGGAAAACGCAGCCAACCTTACCAACGAAAGGCAGTTGGCTTCGATTGCGCAATGGTTGTGTAGTCTTTAA